In Tenacibaculum pacificus, a single window of DNA contains:
- a CDS encoding helix-turn-helix domain-containing protein, which yields MFQKVLIAEDTDFILSGIKSALQSLKIPIIEYARSCDDAFLKLESACSKGEPFDLLVSDLSFIENPNIEKLHSGEDLIAKAKKLQKSLKTIVFSVEEKPYRIQQLCNVLRVDAFVCKSVNGEAELKKAVQLVFDESFFISPKLGNVLIEKDIFKVTAYDLTILKYLADGLDQKEICGTLRTNKVKPNSISSVEKRLKQLKEKFNANNPTQLVAVTKDFGLI from the coding sequence ATGTTTCAAAAAGTATTAATAGCAGAAGATACTGACTTTATATTAAGTGGTATAAAATCAGCTTTACAGAGTTTAAAAATCCCGATAATAGAATATGCAAGGTCTTGTGATGATGCTTTTTTAAAATTAGAAAGTGCTTGTTCTAAAGGAGAACCATTTGATTTATTAGTAAGTGATTTATCTTTTATAGAAAACCCAAATATTGAAAAGTTACATTCAGGAGAAGATTTAATCGCTAAAGCTAAAAAATTACAAAAATCATTAAAAACAATTGTTTTTTCGGTAGAAGAGAAGCCTTATCGAATTCAGCAGTTGTGTAATGTGTTAAGAGTTGATGCCTTTGTTTGTAAATCTGTAAATGGAGAAGCAGAATTAAAAAAAGCAGTACAATTAGTATTTGACGAATCTTTCTTTATTTCACCTAAATTAGGAAATGTTTTAATAGAAAAAGATATATTTAAAGTAACAGCTTATGATTTAACTATTTTAAAATATTTAGCAGATGGATTAGATCAGAAAGAAATATGTGGAACTTTAAGAACTAATAAAGTAAAACCTAACAGTATTAGTTCTGTTGAAAAGAGATTAAAACAACTTAAAGAAAAATTTAACGCAAATAATCCAACACAATTAGTTGCAGTTACTAAAGATTTTGGATTGATTTAA
- the guaB gene encoding IMP dehydrogenase — MHTQAHQSKFIGEGLTYDDVLLVPAYSEVLPREVSIKTKFTKNITINVPIVSAAMDTVTESAMAIAMAREGGIGVLHKNMTIEQQAQEVRKVKRAESGMIIDPLTLPLTATVLDAKMLMKENGIGGIPIVDALGVLKGIVTNRDLRFEHKNDRPIVEVMTKDNLVTAAVGTSLKSAESILQEKKIEKLLIVDDAYKLSGLITFRDITKVTQKPIANKDTYGRLRVAAALGVTADAVDRAEALVKAGVDAVIIDTAHGHTKGVVTVLKQVKAKFPELDVIVGNIATPEAAKYLVEAGADAVKVGIGPGSICTTRVVAGVGSPQFSAVLEVAAAIKGSGVPVIADGGIRYTGDIPKAIAAGADCVMLGSLLAGTKESPGETIIYEGRKFKSYRGMGSVEAMKQGSKDRYFQDVEDDIKKLVPEGIVGRVPYKGDLEESIHQFVGGLRAGMGYCGSKDIETLKETGKFVRITASGINESHPHDVAITKESPNYSRR; from the coding sequence TTGCATACGCAAGCTCACCAATCAAAATTTATAGGCGAAGGTTTAACATACGATGATGTTTTACTAGTACCAGCTTACTCTGAAGTACTTCCAAGAGAAGTTTCTATTAAAACAAAATTTACTAAAAATATAACTATAAATGTACCAATAGTTTCTGCTGCTATGGATACAGTTACCGAATCTGCAATGGCAATAGCTATGGCAAGAGAAGGTGGTATTGGTGTATTACATAAAAATATGACGATTGAGCAACAGGCTCAAGAGGTTCGTAAAGTAAAACGTGCAGAATCAGGAATGATTATTGACCCATTAACTTTACCATTAACAGCAACAGTTTTAGATGCTAAAATGTTAATGAAAGAAAATGGTATTGGCGGAATTCCTATTGTTGATGCTCTTGGTGTTTTAAAAGGAATTGTAACTAATAGAGATTTACGTTTCGAACATAAAAATGATCGTCCGATTGTTGAGGTAATGACTAAAGATAATTTAGTAACTGCAGCAGTAGGAACTTCATTAAAATCGGCAGAAAGTATTTTACAAGAAAAGAAAATTGAAAAATTATTAATTGTTGATGATGCTTATAAGCTTTCAGGATTAATTACTTTCAGAGATATAACTAAGGTTACTCAAAAGCCAATTGCAAATAAAGATACTTACGGACGTTTACGTGTTGCAGCTGCATTAGGTGTTACTGCAGATGCTGTTGATAGAGCAGAAGCTTTAGTAAAAGCAGGAGTTGATGCCGTTATTATTGATACAGCACACGGACATACTAAAGGTGTGGTAACAGTGTTAAAACAAGTAAAAGCTAAATTTCCTGAATTAGATGTTATTGTAGGTAACATCGCTACTCCAGAAGCAGCTAAATATTTAGTTGAAGCAGGTGCAGATGCAGTAAAAGTAGGTATAGGACCAGGTTCTATATGTACAACTCGTGTTGTTGCAGGTGTAGGTTCTCCTCAGTTTTCAGCAGTTTTAGAAGTTGCTGCAGCTATTAAAGGATCTGGAGTTCCAGTAATTGCTGATGGTGGTATTCGTTATACAGGTGATATTCCTAAGGCTATTGCCGCAGGTGCAGATTGTGTTATGTTAGGATCGTTATTAGCAGGGACTAAAGAATCACCAGGAGAAACTATTATTTACGAAGGACGTAAGTTTAAATCGTATCGTGGAATGGGATCTGTTGAAGCAATGAAGCAAGGTTCTAAAGACCGTTATTTTCAAGATGTTGAAGATGATATTAAAAAATTAGTTCCAGAAGGTATTGTAGGTCGTGTACCTTATAAAGGTGATTTAGAAGAGAGTATTCACCAATTTGTAGGGGGATTACGTGCTGGTATGGGATACTGTGGTTCTAAAGATATCGAAACATTAAAAGAAACTGGTAAATTTGTACGTATTACAGCAAGTGGAATAAACGAAAGTCATCCACATGATGTTGCTATTACTAAAGAATCACCAAATTATAGTAGAAGGTAA
- a CDS encoding imelysin family protein translates to MKKVLGLSLLLTSAFFMSCSDDDPIVISPETVIENAKTTFVSNYVNIVEANYNDALAKTKDLQTAINAFVAAPDAAKLATAKQSWLDAREPYGQTEAYRFYDGPIDGADFGEIEGNINAWPLDEALIDYVADGTGGQEASDNRQNIVNNITEYPNFTKEILRNLSGYSENESNVTMGYHAIEFLLWGQDATAPSAKLAGQRPFTDFTTKENSERRKQYLKLATEILVEDLEAVTKQWKSGAQYRTEFLALSKNDAIDKILTGAAKLSNGELSGERMVTAVVNQDQEDEHSCFSDNTHRDIYLNAKSINNIINGSYTKVDGTKISGTSLLEVLTLVNAAEAVTLTTTATTVMAKVKVISDAKFFDYQIIGETKDNNNKPVMSAVTSLEKQGIELAQAGKTITGNNIDSEV, encoded by the coding sequence ATGAAAAAAGTACTAGGATTATCATTATTACTAACATCAGCATTTTTTATGAGTTGTTCTGATGACGACCCAATTGTTATTAGCCCAGAAACAGTAATTGAAAACGCTAAAACTACATTTGTATCAAATTATGTAAATATCGTAGAGGCTAACTACAATGATGCCTTAGCTAAAACAAAAGATTTACAAACAGCTATTAATGCTTTTGTAGCAGCACCTGATGCAGCTAAATTAGCAACCGCTAAACAATCTTGGTTAGATGCTCGTGAGCCTTACGGACAAACAGAAGCATACCGTTTTTATGATGGTCCTATTGATGGAGCTGACTTTGGAGAAATAGAAGGTAATATTAATGCATGGCCTTTAGATGAAGCCTTAATTGATTATGTTGCTGATGGTACAGGAGGACAAGAAGCTTCTGATAATAGACAAAATATAGTTAATAACATTACTGAATACCCTAATTTTACCAAAGAAATATTAAGAAATCTTTCTGGATATAGTGAAAATGAATCAAATGTAACCATGGGATATCATGCTATTGAGTTTTTATTATGGGGACAAGATGCTACTGCTCCTTCAGCTAAATTAGCTGGACAAAGACCTTTTACTGATTTTACAACGAAAGAAAATTCAGAGAGAAGAAAACAATATTTAAAATTAGCTACAGAAATTTTAGTTGAAGACTTAGAAGCTGTAACTAAACAATGGAAATCAGGAGCTCAATATAGAACTGAATTTTTAGCATTATCTAAAAATGATGCTATTGATAAAATTTTAACAGGTGCTGCTAAATTAAGTAACGGAGAATTATCAGGAGAAAGAATGGTTACTGCTGTTGTTAATCAAGATCAAGAAGATGAACATTCTTGTTTTTCTGATAACACACATAGAGATATTTATTTAAACGCAAAATCTATTAATAACATTATTAACGGTAGCTATACTAAAGTAGATGGAACTAAAATTTCAGGAACTTCTTTATTAGAAGTATTAACTTTAGTAAATGCAGCTGAAGCGGTAACTTTAACAACCACAGCAACTACTGTTATGGCTAAAGTAAAAGTTATTTCTGATGCTAAATTCTTTGATTATCAAATTATAGGAGAAACTAAAGATAACAACAACAAACCTGTAATGAGTGCTGTTACTTCTTTAGAAAAACAAGGAATAGAATTAGCACAAGCTGGTAAAACTATTACTGGAAACAACATCGATTCAGAAGTATAA
- a CDS encoding di-heme oxidoreductase family protein, producing the protein MNKVFFYAIVTLLLFSCNKKEEYTSLYNYENGEELSAGKLTTTILGVNAFDQKVPGLSQLDGRSFFVGNSLFRQNWVSSPASTTARDGLGPTFNARACSSCHNKDGRGKPLETGQKFSAGFLMRISTSGIGAHGGPKTLTNYGGQIQEHANLGVSYEAKVSVTFKTIKGTFTDGESYELKEPIYTISDEQFGSLQNALTSPRVGQQVIGLGLVDAISNNDILANADEFDADNDGISGKANYVWDVVKNQTVLGRFGWKANQPNLKQQVAGAFSGDMGLTTSLFPDENCPSPQQDCQKFPNGGLPEVTDEALTDIMIYSSSLSVPIRRNFKDENVLKGKQIFKDMKCNSCHTEVFTTSNNYPANKTLENVTIRPYSDFLLHDMGDALADNRPDFKATGKEWRTQPLWGVGLIDEVNNHTFLLHDGRARNIEEAILWHGGESEASKEAYKNLTKEDRTAVLGFINSL; encoded by the coding sequence ATGAATAAAGTATTTTTTTATGCTATAGTAACACTTCTTTTATTTTCTTGTAATAAAAAAGAAGAATACACTTCTCTATATAATTATGAAAATGGGGAAGAACTATCCGCAGGGAAATTAACAACAACAATACTAGGTGTCAATGCTTTTGATCAAAAAGTACCTGGATTATCACAACTAGATGGGCGTTCTTTTTTTGTAGGAAATTCTTTATTTCGTCAAAATTGGGTAAGCTCACCAGCCTCTACTACTGCAAGAGATGGTTTAGGACCTACATTTAACGCAAGAGCATGTAGTTCTTGTCACAACAAAGATGGTAGAGGGAAGCCTTTAGAAACAGGTCAAAAATTTTCTGCTGGTTTTTTAATGAGAATAAGCACTTCAGGAATAGGCGCTCATGGAGGTCCTAAAACACTAACTAATTATGGAGGGCAAATACAAGAACACGCTAATTTAGGAGTATCATATGAAGCTAAAGTTTCTGTTACTTTTAAAACAATTAAAGGCACTTTTACTGATGGAGAATCATACGAATTAAAAGAACCAATTTACACTATTTCTGATGAACAATTTGGCTCTTTACAAAACGCTTTAACTTCACCAAGAGTAGGACAACAAGTTATCGGTTTAGGGCTTGTAGATGCTATTTCAAACAATGATATTTTAGCGAACGCTGATGAATTTGATGCCGATAATGATGGCATTTCAGGAAAAGCAAATTATGTTTGGGATGTTGTTAAAAATCAAACTGTTTTAGGTCGTTTTGGTTGGAAAGCTAATCAACCTAATTTAAAACAACAAGTGGCAGGTGCTTTTAGTGGAGACATGGGGTTAACAACTTCTTTATTTCCTGATGAAAATTGCCCATCACCTCAACAAGATTGCCAAAAATTCCCTAATGGTGGTTTACCTGAAGTTACTGATGAAGCTTTAACTGATATAATGATTTATTCCTCTTCTTTATCAGTGCCTATTAGACGAAACTTTAAAGATGAAAATGTTTTGAAAGGAAAGCAAATTTTTAAAGATATGAAATGTAACAGCTGTCATACAGAAGTATTTACAACTTCGAATAATTATCCTGCAAACAAAACATTAGAAAACGTTACAATTAGACCTTATTCCGATTTTTTATTACACGACATGGGTGATGCCTTAGCTGATAACAGACCCGATTTTAAAGCCACAGGTAAAGAGTGGAGAACACAGCCTTTATGGGGTGTCGGTTTAATTGATGAAGTAAATAATCATACTTTTTTATTACATGATGGTAGAGCTCGTAATATTGAAGAAGCTATTTTATGGCATGGCGGAGAAAGTGAAGCATCAAAAGAAGCATATAAAAATTTAACAAAAGAAGATAGAACAGCCGTTTTAGGCTTTATAAACTCATTATAA
- a CDS encoding imelysin family protein gives MAINSISTNLRGLASIEHLLFDKNTTETIEGFTDIRRKEYLNILGLNLVSKATIYNSKWNTFRTKFIENNSTGINGSINQVINQMYALLEDVKSYKIGQPAGIEKTSVSDRTLLQAQKSEYSLVLIQNNIESIKNIYFGNENGIDDFVSSITKNETLNNKIKIQFETIENTISAFGNSSLKEAIINDKANVKKLYNEVKQLLVLIKTDVASVLSVTITFTDNDGD, from the coding sequence ATAGCTATAAATTCTATTTCAACAAATTTAAGAGGTTTAGCTAGTATCGAACATTTACTTTTTGATAAAAATACTACTGAAACTATTGAAGGTTTTACAGATATCAGACGAAAAGAATACTTAAATATTCTTGGATTAAACCTTGTATCTAAAGCTACTATTTATAATTCTAAATGGAATACATTTCGCACCAAATTTATTGAAAATAATTCAACAGGTATTAATGGTAGCATCAATCAAGTTATCAATCAAATGTATGCTTTATTAGAAGATGTTAAAAGTTATAAAATAGGGCAACCTGCAGGAATTGAAAAAACAAGCGTTTCTGACAGAACTCTTTTACAAGCTCAAAAAAGTGAATATTCATTAGTACTTATTCAGAATAATATCGAAAGTATAAAAAACATCTATTTTGGTAACGAAAATGGTATCGATGATTTTGTTAGTTCAATTACTAAAAATGAAACACTAAACAACAAAATTAAAATACAATTTGAAACTATTGAGAATACCATATCAGCATTTGGAAATAGTTCTTTAAAAGAAGCTATTATTAATGATAAAGCGAATGTTAAAAAACTATATAACGAAGTAAAACAATTATTAGTTTTAATCAAAACAGACGTAGCAAGTGTTTTATCTGTAACCATTACCTTTACAGATAATGACGGAGACTAA
- a CDS encoding DUF3570 domain-containing protein: MFSQKKIKQLDKVQVDILYNYYEQDGNNAAVTGGLGTEKLDNNAPQITVSIPVNKTATFGATFGLDHYTSASTANIDKYGATTSASTSSAETVNSDNNLASEDTRKYMSLNFSRLIPENNTAVSVLYGYSKEFDVTSNYGKITWQKDSKDGNKFLSINAGIFIDKWLLIYPGEIRDRKAGAATGGTDYDYDDDDYDDDDDDDDDDDDDDDDDDDDDDDDDDDRAANLNYSARDDDDEYVVPTTNAFKGYDTDTRFTYNIAATYGGSVNSRLNASVTAEVIIQKGILNTPFHRVYFNDGVTIENEKNKKVESENLPRSRIKKALGFRANYFISDFLITRLFYRFYSDDFGVTGNTFEIETPIKIGSGLTLYPFYRFHTQTQSKYFQAWGEHDLDAKYYTSDYDLAKFTTNKVGIGMKFSPVNGVLNFKINKKREFQFKSLEFRLSSFERSTGLKSTSVTLSNTFTF; this comes from the coding sequence ATGTTTTCGCAAAAAAAAATAAAACAATTAGATAAAGTTCAAGTAGATATTCTTTATAACTATTATGAACAAGATGGAAATAATGCGGCAGTAACTGGAGGTTTGGGTACCGAAAAGTTAGATAATAATGCCCCACAAATAACAGTTTCAATACCTGTAAATAAAACCGCTACTTTTGGAGCAACTTTTGGTTTAGATCATTATACATCAGCAAGTACAGCAAATATTGATAAATATGGTGCAACGACTTCGGCAAGTACAAGTTCAGCCGAAACAGTAAATTCAGATAATAATTTAGCGAGTGAAGATACTCGAAAATATATGTCATTAAATTTTAGTCGATTAATACCTGAAAACAATACAGCTGTTTCTGTTTTATATGGTTACTCTAAAGAGTTTGATGTTACTTCAAATTATGGTAAAATTACTTGGCAGAAAGATTCTAAAGACGGAAATAAGTTTTTAAGTATTAATGCAGGAATTTTTATCGATAAATGGCTTTTAATTTATCCTGGAGAAATTAGAGATAGAAAAGCAGGAGCAGCAACAGGAGGTACTGATTATGATTACGATGATGACGATTACGATGATGACGATGATGATGATGATGATGATGATGATGATGATGATGATGATGATGATGATGATGATGATGATGATGATGATCGTGCGGCTAACTTGAACTATAGTGCTAGGGATGACGACGATGAATATGTAGTTCCAACAACGAATGCTTTTAAAGGATATGATACGGATACTCGATTTACTTATAATATCGCAGCTACTTATGGAGGGAGTGTAAATAGCAGATTAAATGCGTCTGTAACAGCTGAGGTAATTATTCAGAAGGGAATTTTAAATACACCTTTTCATAGAGTTTATTTTAATGATGGCGTTACTATTGAAAATGAAAAAAATAAAAAAGTAGAAAGTGAAAATCTACCAAGATCAAGAATAAAAAAAGCACTTGGTTTTAGAGCTAATTATTTTATTAGTGATTTCTTAATTACACGTTTGTTTTACAGGTTCTATAGTGATGATTTTGGAGTAACAGGTAATACCTTTGAAATTGAAACACCTATAAAAATAGGAAGTGGATTAACATTATATCCTTTTTATCGTTTTCATACACAAACACAATCAAAATATTTTCAAGCTTGGGGAGAACATGATTTAGATGCTAAGTATTATACCTCAGATTATGATTTAGCGAAGTTTACGACAAATAAAGTAGGAATAGGAATGAAATTTTCACCAGTAAACGGTGTACTGAACTTTAAAATCAATAAGAAAAGAGAATTTCAGTTTAAATCGTTAGAATTCCGACTTTCTAGCTTTGAAAGATCTACAGGTTTAAAATCAACTTCTGTAACACTAAGTAATACGTTTACTTTTTAA